CATTAGCGTCGCCAATCTCATTCAGATATAGTGTCCCACCATCAGCCATCTCGAACAGCCCCGGCCGGTCACGATCCGCACCCGTGTACGCTCCCTTGGCACAGCCGAACAGTTCCGACTCCACCAGGTGATCCGGTATGGCCGCACAGTTCACGGCTACGAACTCACCACTCCGTCCGCTCTGCTCGTGGATGTATCGGGCCAACAGGTCCTTGCCAACACCCGTCTCACCCGTCAGAAGCACTGTCATCGCTGAACCCGCCACATGCCGCGCCAGGTCCAGTTTCGAGAGCATGACCGGACTCACCGTCACGATTGTAATGCTATCTCTGCCGCTACTCGGTCGGGGTGTAACGACCACACGTGACGGTCCCTTGTTCAACTCGGCGTTCACCTTTTCGATATACGGCGCCACTTCTTCGGCTTCGAAATACTCTTTCGCTAAATACAACAGTGCAGTCCGCTCTCCGGAATCAAACAGACCGGACGAGGCCGCCAGATAGCGGGTGACCGCGAGTTCATAACGCGAGGAGATCAGGTTGAACATGTCGAGCGCCTTGCGATACCACTCGCTGGCTTTGTCATTGTTCTTGCGCTGACACTCGACCTGAGCGAACACTCGCCAGCAGGCGGCGATCTCGACTTTCTGGCCGATCTTCTCCGCCACCTCAAGCGCCTGCTCGGCATATTTCTGGGCAAGTTCGAACTTCTGAAGTGCGATATGCAGATCAGCCAACAGCCGCTTGGTCTGAGACACGAGTGCGGATTCCGGTGCGACCTCCAGCGACAGCTTCAGCCCGGCCATGAGCGCTTTCCTCGCCTCGACGTACTCTCCCGCGAGGATATGGATCAGGCCGAGGTTTTCAAAGTAGATGGCTTTCTCGCGAGGATAGGTGTCGAGATAGGGGGTGCATTTGGCGATGGTTTGTTTGGCTAGTGTCAAATGTCCCTGCTGAACCACCGGTAGAGTCGACATAGCATAGAAGATCAATGCGTTTCTTGGATCTCCTTTGGTGACAGAGTGGCTACACGTGGAGTATTCTGCATTAGCTGCTCTTAATAGCCCTGCCCTAAGGTACAGTAGCGCCAGATTCATCGAAGCAACTGAGGCGCTTTGATTGTCCGCGATTTCAGCATAGATACTGGCACACTTCCGTAGGTTCTCAATTGCAGCGTCCATCTTACCGAGTTGAAATGCTACAAAGGACACCCTGTTCAGCGTCCGTGCTGCCCCCCTCTGGTCATCACACCGCAAGTAGCTTGCATACGCCTCCAAAAGCTGTTGCTGAGAATCACTATGCATCCCTATCGAGACGAGATGCCAACCCTTGAGATACTTTGCCAGCGCATATTTGGCCGTGTCGGACGCACTTCGAAAGATCGAAATTGCATCATCGATGATAGCCAGTTCCGCGTAGTCATCAAGGAAAAGCTTCGCCTCGGCCAACAGCAGGCAGTAATAGCCATAGTCCTCTTTGCTCAACGAAGTGGGCTCTATAGAGTGCAACTGGTGGATTGCTTCAGCGTACCGCTTACTGGCCAGAAGCTGTTCCACCGCTGATGTCAGCTGGAGGAAGGTTAGGTTCATCTGTATTCGTCTCTATTTGGATCGGCGGTTGCGATGTTACAATCAGATAGTGGCTAAACCAGAAATAAGATACCAAGCGAAGCCATAAGTAATTGGACCCTGACATCAGCGTAGTGTTGAAAGACGTTCTCTGGGCCGGCTCTCCCCAACCACTGTCATCCGTATCATCCACGTGCCGTATGTCGACCACATTTAGAGGCCGAGGGGCCCAGGCGGAGGCCGGGTTCGGTAGGAGTGCCACGGTGAACGACAGCAGTAACAACAGCGCGAGCACGCGCGTGGTCCTCCCCCACGATCTACGATGAATGGTGGACATGGCACACACTCCCTTCGAGCAACGGTTCTGCCTTCCGAGCACTGTCAGGCAAACGATACAACTACAACGATATTAACACCTGCCGTGATGGGATAGCGTCCCTGCTGATGGTTCGCACGAGCTTGAGACTCACGCGACTCGGCGGCCCACCCCGGCCGTTTTAGAACCCCTGTGTTCTGTTATCTGTATCTACAATACGAATCAGTGTACCGGTCTGTCAAGCATAAAAGTGAACTTATGGGCGGTTGCTCGACCGCTCCGAGTGGCGAGTTTGCACTACAAACTGACAGAATCTGTCAGTTACTGACAGGTTCTGTCAGTTTGCGGGGTGGCGGTGGCAACATTGGAGTTTGACCTTTGAAGTGTAGAAATGGCTGACCGGTAAGTTTGTCGTTTATATGTAACTTGTGGTTCGACTACGCTCACCACCATGCTGCGCTGCAGCGGCTGGATTTCAGCTTTCGCTGGAATGACATTGCAAACGGTGAAGTGTGAGTTCACACCGTCTACCTGTCGACAGACGGCAAGAACTGACACAACAGGGAACAGGGAGAGCCGGCCCTGAGGATACCAAAGTTGATATGCAGTTCGTAGTTCGACTTCGCTCACCACGACGCTGCGTTGTAGCGGCTGGATTCCAGCTTTCGCTGGAATGACATGATGGCGGCGTGAATCTGAATTCCGCGAGTCTTCTTTTTTCTTGACGTTTTCAGTACCGAAGTATAGTCTGTCCCAAGAAGGAAGTTGAGATACACAGATGTCGCGTTTACGAGAAACATGAGACTATATGACACTGACTGTTAAGGATATTGCCAGGCTGCTAAGTGTTTCTGAGAAAACGGTTTACCGCTGGATAAGCCAGGGACAGTTGCCGGCTTATCAGGTACATGAGCAGTATCGGTTTAACAAGGCGGAGATACTGGAATGGGCCACCTCGCGCAAGTTTCCGGTCTCGCCGGAGATCTTCACCGAGCCGGAGACCAGCGGCATTCCCATGCCGTCACTGGTCGAGGCACTGCAAAACGGCGGTGTGAATTACCGTGTAGATGGGGCTGATAAGTGGGTGGTGCTGAAGAACGTCGTGCAACTTCTGAAACTGCCCGAAGAAGTGGACCGCGAGTTCCTGTATCGAGTGCTGGTGGCACGTGAGGAATTGTCATCGACCGGTATCGGCGATGGTATCGCGATCCCGCACGTTCGAAACCCGGTGGTGCTTCACGTGTCACGGCCGCTGGTGACGCTTTTCTTTTTGGAACATCCGGTCGATTTCGGGGCGATTGACGGCCAGCCGGTATATGCGCTCTTCATGCTGATCAGTCCGACCGTGCGGGCGCATCTTCATTTGATCTCGCGGCTCGCTTATACGCTTCGCGATGAGGCGTTTCGCAATGTGATCCAGCGGCAGGGGCTCAGGGAGGAGATTCTCGAGGCAGCCAGAAAAGTCGAAGAGGCATTGGTGCAGGGAGCCGCCAAACCGTCGCAGACAAGGTGAGCGTATGGAGACGTTGCTTGTCGCGGTATCAATTATTCTCATCGGCGGTGTGATCTCGCTGGCGCTCCATCGGTCACCCGGCGCAGCCACGATGGCAGGTGTGGTCGGCATTGTCATCGGATGTTTAGTGGGCCTGGTCCCCTCGATACATTCCCTGTTAAGCGGCGGCAGCGATTTCATTCACCGGGCGTGGCATGTACCTGGCGGCAGTTTTTTTGTGGGTGTTGATCCATTATCAGCAGTCTTCCTGCTCGTCATTTTCGTTATCTCCGTGCCGGTCTGCTCTTACGGGGCATCGTACTGGTGGCATCATCGAAATGAATACGATCTCGGAGCGGCCTGGTTTTTCACCAGCGTACTGATCGGGTCGATGGCGATGGTGGTGATGGCGCGCAATGCGGTGCTCTTTTTGGTAGCGTGGGAAGCGATGTCGGTCAGTTCGTTTTTTCTCGTCACGCTCGAGCACGGTAAGCGCGAAGTTCGACGGGCCGGTCTGATCTATCTGATAGCTGCGCACATCGGCGCGGCGTTCCTGCTCGTGTTCTTTCTCCTTCTCGGACAGCATTCGGGGTCCTTGGATTTCTCCCGTTTCAGTGATGCACCGCAACTGACGGGCGTGCTGTTTTTGCTCGCTCTCATCGGTTTCGGCTCAAAGGCAGGGTTCATCCCTCTGCACGTGTGGCTTCCTGAGGCGCATCCGGCAGCTCCCAGCCATATCTCGGCGCTGATGTCAGGCGTGATGATCAAGATGGGTCTGTACGGATTGTTCCGGGCTCTGACGTTCCTTGGGCCTCCCGCGTACTGGTGGGGAATCGTCTTGATAGGCGTGGGATTGATCTCGGGCGTGGTGAGTGTCCTACACGCGCTGGCACAATCCAACATAAAGCGCTTGTTGGCATACTCGAGCGTTGAGAACGTGGGGATTATCGCGATCGGAACCGGTATCGGGATACTGGGCTGGTCGACCGGTTCGACAGCGATGGCTGCCTTTGGGTTTGGCGGCGCCTTGCTCCATATCGTCAATCATGCCGTGTTCAAGGGGGCACTTTTTCTGGCGGCGGGGTCCGTCATGCAGAAATGCCGAACGCTTGATATCGACCAACTGGGCGGATTGCTCAAGCGCATGCCGCGCACGTCGACCGTCGCGCTGGTGGCATCGATCTCCATAGTTGGTCTGCCGCTCGGCTGCGGCTTTGTCAGCGAGTTTCTTGTCTACGTGGCGGCGCTCCATGGTGCGTCATCGGCGCGAACCGACCTGGCCGCGGCATCCATAACAGTGGTAATTGGTCTCGCGTTGATCGGCGGTCTGGCCGCAGTCTGTTTTAGCAAGCTGTTTGGAATCGGGTTCCTTGGTGTGCCGCGAAGTGCGAGCGCGACAGAAGCGAATGAGTCCGACGGACTCATGACGATTCCGATGTTGGTTCTGGCGGGATTGTGTGTTGTGATCGGCCTCGGAGCGTTCGCCGTGCCCGTTTTCGCTGGTGGTGTGGTGGGCCTGGTGACCGGAATCCCATCGCACGCTATAACCGATGCACTGCAGCCGTCAGGCAATCTCCTGAAAGCGCTCAGCGTGGCGACAACTATCATTGGCTTGGGTGTATTCGTGGCGGCGATTGCCCGGTTGTTCGTTTTGCGAAACCGGTCTGTGAGAGAAACAGTCACCTGGGATTGCGGGTACGTGGCGCCGTCGGCCGAGATGCAGTACCGCGGCTTCTCGTTCGTACAGATCGTGACGGGGCTTTTTGCGGGATTACTTTCAATACGCAAGCGGCAGACGTTGCCCTCCGGTCTGTTTCCGCGACGGGGTCTTGTTTCCGTCAAAGTCCCTGATGGTCTCTTGTTGAGTCTCTATGAACCAGTCTTTCGCGGCGTCGGGTGGACACTCGGACGGTTGCGCTGGCTCCAGCACGGCAATGTGCATTTGTACATCCTCTACATTCTGATCACGCTTCTCATCCTGATGTTCTGGAATCTGCGATGAATATCAGTTGGTTGAGTGTGGGACATATCATTCTGGCATTGATCGCGGCGCCGCTTCTGCCCGGCTTCATCAATCGGACTAAAGCACGCATGGCGGGACGGCGCGGCCAGCCGCTCTTGCAGGCGTATGTCGACCTGTTCAAACTGTTTCGCAAGGGAGCGGTATACAGTCGGACGACATCGTGGGTGTTTCGAGCCGGACCCATTGTCAATCTGGCGGTTGTCGTATCGGGTCTGCTTCTTATCCCGTTCGCCGGAAGTCCGGCCGTGCTCGCGTTCGACGGTGACCTGATCCTGCTGGCGTATGCTCTCGGTCTGGCACGATTCTTCACGGTCTTAGCGGCGCTTGACACCGGCTCGAGTTTTGAAGGGATGGGGGCAAGCCGGGAGGTGACCTTTGCCGTGCTGGTTGAACCGGCCACGCTGGTCGGGCTGCTGGCGTTGTCGCGTCTCAGCCACAGCATTTCGCTGAGCGGACTATTGTATGCGTCGGGCGTTACCGGATGGAGCATCGGCGCGCCGGCCCTGGTGGCGGCGGCATTTTTTGTCCTGTACCTGGCGGAGAATGCGCGCATTCCGGTCGATGATCCAGCCACGCATCTCGAGCTGACCATGATCCATGAAGTGATGGTGCTCGACCATAGCGGGCCGGATCTGGGGTTCGTGCAGTACGCCGGAGCGTTGAAGTTGTGGGTGCTGGGAGCGTTGTTCGTGGGCGTAGTCACACCGGACCTGCGTGAGGGGGGCTTGTGGCTCTGCGAGGGGTTCGCGCTTGGGACAATGCTGCTGTTGTCGATCGCGGTGGGGCTGGTGGAATCATCCATGGCCCGACTGCGCCTGTTAAAGGTGCCGCAGCTTCTGGTGGGCGCAGGCGCTCTTTCGATGCTCGCGGCTATTCTGGTGCTGGGGTAACGAGATGTACGAGATAGTGAACGCGATAATCGTCGTGATCGTTATCACTAATTTCCTGTTGCTGGGAGCCGGCTGGCTGCGGGCATCCGTCCGTATTGTCTCACTTCAGGGTTTCACACTGGGACTGCTGCCGCTTTTCGTGCATCAGGAAGGCCTGACCATCCGTCTGGCCGCGATTGCCGTCCTGGTGATCGTCCTCAAGGGGGTCGTCTTTCCGCGATTGTTAATGAGGAGTCTTCGTGAACTGAGTTCAACGCGCACGGTGACCTACTATGTCGGACCGATGCCTTCGCTGCTGGCCGGGATTCTGGTCATGAGCAGTTCCCTCTGGTGGGGATATGTTCTGCCGCTACCGGACCAGACCGGGTACCGGTTGGCTATTCCGATGGTGTTCTTCACTATCGTCACCGGCCTGTTCCTGCTCGTGAGTAGAAGGCAGGCGCTGATGCAGATCATCGGGTACCTGACGCTGGAAAACGGCATTTATGCTTTTGGCGTCTTTTTCGCCCAGTCGGAATCAATGCTGATCGAGATCGGCATACTGCTCGATATTTTCGTGGGAGTGTTCATCATGGGGGTCATGGTGTTTCATATCAGCCGTGAGTTCGATTCCATCGAAGCCGGGCAGTTGAGCACGCTCCGGGACTGGTTCAGGAGCCGCAGAGAAGCGTTGAGCAAGGAACCGGAACAATGACTATTCTTGCTCTCATATTGGCGCCGGCGCTGGCCGGTCTCGCCTCGTTCGTGATCCGAAACAATACCGTACGACGAATGATCTTGGTGGGTACGGCTATGCTGCATGCGGTGCTGACTGCAACGGTGTGGGTGAACAAACCGGAACCAATTATGGCCGGATGGCTTCAGGTGGACGCGCTGGGATTGGTGTTCTTGTCTGCCGTGAGCTGTCTGTTCATGGCGGCAGCAGTGTATGCGGTATCGTACCTGGCGAGAGAAGAATCCGGTGCGCGGCCCGATTTCGAAGAATCGTTCTTGTTCGTCAATGAACCTGAGGCGGTGTTTGTGGGTTGCCTTATGTTGTTCCTGTCGACTATGACACTCGTCACGTTGAGTCACAACTTCGGGCTGCTCTGGGTAGCGGTGGAGGCAACCACGCTGACGAGCGCGCCGCTCATCTACTTCCACCGCCACCACCGGTCACTCGAGGCGACCTGGAAATACCTGCTGATCTGCTCGGTCGGCATTGCGCTGGCCCTGTTGGGGACCTTCTTCCTGGCGTTTGCGGCATCGGGGAAAGCGGGGGGCGGCATACCGCTGATGGTGGACGAACTGATTGCCAACGCCGCCTGGCTGCGGGTTCCCTGGATCAAAGTTGCATTCCTGTTCATGCTTGTCGGCTACGGGACGAAAATGGGCTTGGCGCCCCTGCACAGCTGGCTGCCGGATGCCCACAGCGAGGCGCCATCGGTGGTGTCGGCGCTTCTCTCAGGTGCGCTTCTTAATTGCGCGTTCATCGGCATACTGAGAGTGACACAGGTGCTCGACGCGACTGGCTCGGGGGCGTTCGCTCGCGGACTTCTCCTGGTGTTCGGGTTGATCTCGGTGGCGGTTGCCACTGTGTTCATTGTCGCACAGTTGGACTTCAAGCGGATGTTGGCCTATTCAAGTATCGAGCACATGGGAATTCTGGCGGTGGGGATTGGACTTGGCGGCGTAGGTTCGTTCGGCGCCATGCTGCATGCGGTCAACCATTCGCTCACCAAGGGGATGATGTTCCTGGTGGCCGGCAATATCCTGGCACGTTTCCGCACGAAATCCACGCGGATGATCGACGGCATGCTGGGTGAGATCCCGGTATCCGGGAGCCTCTGGATGGCCGGCCTGCTGGCGTTGACCGGAACGCCGCCGTTTGGGCTGTTCCAGAGCGAGCTGACGATCATCCGCGCGGCAATTGACTCAGGTCATATCCTGGTGGCAGTAACACTGCTGGTGGCGCTGGGTGTGATATTCGTAGGCATGTCGAGTATTGTGATCGGCATGGTGTTCGGCAAAGGAAGGCAGCAGCTTGATTCGAGCGTGGCGACAGAATCGCTGGCATCGGTGATACCGCCGATTGTTCTCTGCATGGGGGCGCTGCTGCTGGGCCTGTACATTCCACCTGTGCTGAATGGGATTCTCACTGAGGCGTCTCAATTGCTCGGGGGAGATTGATGTCAAGCGAACTCGCACTCACCTGTCGCCACTGCGAGATCGTGCGCTACGGAGAGATTCCGGTCCTGGGATATGACCAGTTTGCCGATACGGTCGCACGCGCTATTAGTGATGGTGACAGACTGGTGGCGTTGTTCGTTCAGCCGGAGGAAAGGGCCGAGCACCGGCTTTTCGCCATCTCCACCGTACGCGAAGAAGGTTCCCTGCGGATCTGCTCGACGCTGGTGGGAAACGCGTACCCCTCGCTCACGCTGCGCTGTTCACAGGCTCACTGGTTTGAGCGAGAAATTGCCGAGATCTGGGGGATCGAACCACAGGGTCACCCCTGGCTGAAACCGATTCGTTTCGAGGCCGCGCCAGTGGGGATCACGGAGTTTTTCAGTGTGCCGGGAGCGGATGTTCACCAGGTGGCAGTGGGTCCGGTCCACGCCGGTGTTATCGAACCGGGGCATTTCCGCTTCACGTGCTCAGGCGAAGCGGTTCTTCATCTCGAAATCTCGCTCGGATACCAGCACCGAGGCGTGGAGCAGGCACTGAGAGGCGGGCCAACACCCCGTACGATTCACTACATGGAGACACTCGCCGGAGACACATCGGTCGGGCACGCGACAGCGTACTGCCAGAATGTTGAGACACTGGGGCATTGCCACGTGTCGTTTCGAGGTATGGTCCTTCGCAGCATCGCGCTGGAACTCGAACGGCTGGCCAATCACGCCGGTGATCTTGGCGCGCTGGCGGGGGACGTGGGCTATTTGCCGGTCGCGGCGCACTGCGGTCGAATCAGGGGGGATTTTCTTAATCTGACCGCGTTCCTTTGCGGTAGTCGGCTCGGGCGCGGCATGGCCCGTCCGGGCGGTGTCGCCTTTGATCTCGATGAAGATCAGCTCGAAGTTCTCCAGCAGAAACTTGACCAGGCGTTTGCCGATGTCAGCATGACCGCGCAACTGCTCTGGGATACGCCCTCGGTGGTGAATCGTTTCGAGGGAACCGGGATATTGACCACCTCGCAGTGTCTAGAATTGGGGATTGTGGGACCACCGGCTCGGGCCGCGGGTGTGGAGCAGGATGTCCGGCTTGATCATCCGTCAGATGTGTACAGTTTCGCGCAGATCCCGGTGTCGCTGTGGCACACGGGCGATGTATTCGGTCGCGCCCATGTTCGCTGGCTGGAGATAGTCCGCTCAGTGGAGTTCATTCGCACCCGGCTCATCACACTGCACGCCGAGCCGGTGCGCGCCTCGGTCAAAGCACTCGAACCGAATGCGATTTCAATATCACTCGTGGAGGGATGGCGCGGTGAGATCTGTCATGTGGCGTGTTCGGATGGTGACGGTCGGTTCCGATGGTACAAAGTGATTGACCCGTCGTTTCACAACTGGGCGGGTCTGGCGCTGGCCATGCGAAATCAACAGATCTCGGATTTTCCGCTGTGCAACAAGAGTTTCAATCTCTCGTACTGCGGGCATGATCTTTAGAGCCACGATGTATGTTTAAGGCGCTGCTCACACGCTGGAAATTTGGAAACCGTACGATCGGTTTTCCTCTCGAAGCACCGGTATTGCCGGAGCGGTTTCTCGGGCGGCCGATAATCGGTCCGGAACCATGTGGGGAGAACTGTGCGAAGTGTTTTGAGGTATGTCCGACAACAGCGATAGAAATCGTTGAGCGACACCCTACAGTGGACCTCGGGCGGTGCTTGTTCTGCGGGGAGTGTCAACAGGCCTGTCCAGCGGGTCTGATCCGTTTTACAAGCAATTTCAGCCTTGCCGCCAATAAGCGGTCCGACCTGCTGGTTCGACACGATGCCGAACAAAAGCTGGTTGAAAAGCTACATGTAGAGATGTTACGATTGTTCGGGCGGTCACTTCGATTGAGACAAGTGAGTGCCGGCGGATGCAACGGCTGCGAAGTGGAAGTAAATGTTCTGGGTACTATCGTGTATGACCTTGGCCGATTCGGTATCCAGTTTGTGGCATCCCCCCGGCATGCCGACGGCCTCTTGATCACCGGCCCGGTGACCGAGAACATGCGGCTGGCACTCCAGAAAAGCTACGAGGCAGTACCTGATCCGAGGGTAGTCATCGCGGTTGGCGCCTGTGCCATATCGGGAGGGCCGTATATCGACCATCCGCAGGCGCACAATGGAGCCGCCAGCCAACTGGCGGTCGACCTCTTTATACCGGGTTGTCCGCCACATCCTCTGACGATCCTCGATGGCCTACTTCGGCTCCTGGGTCGCATGCCTGCAGAGCGGATATCGCGCCTGTAGTAGCGCTTCAGAAACATCCACCAGAGTAACCGTCGCCAATTGTGACACATGAAGCGGGGATTTCTGTTGAGGTCGAGAATAGCCTTGTCTCTTTGCAGCGATGAGATATATTAGTAGTAATGGTGGATTATTTCATCCAGCTACATTTGATTGACTACAGAGTTCGAGCAGTACGCCATGGTTGCAGCTGACCACCTGCCTGAAGAAGCGCTGGTCGAACTGGTGTTGAGCACCGGTCTGTCCACGACGCTTATTTGCACCCCTCACCATCTGCCTGAGCTAGTCACCGGTTGGTTGTTTACTCAGGGTCTGGTGAAAGGGAGCGAGGATATTTGTTCCCTTCAAGTCTGCGATATGAACAGGCGTGTGCTGGTACAGATAAAACAGGACGGTTCGGGGGCGGCCGCTTCCTCCCGGATGATCGTATCATCAGGGTGCTCAGGCGGCAGGGTTCTTGCGGAGTCGTTCCGTATCGGCGAATACTACTGCCGGTCGGAGCTGACGGTGTCAATGGCAGGTTTGGATGAAGCCCTCGCGAACATGTATGAGCGCCTCTCGACCGGACAAGCACTGTCGGGTCTTCATTGCGCCGCTCTGGTCCCACAGGGCGGCGCGGAAGAAATTGTGGCTGATGTTGATGTCGGCCGCCACAACGCGGTGGACAAAGTGATCGGTGCCGCATTGACCTGGGAGTTCCCTTTTGGTCAATCTGTGCTGGTCACCAGTGGACGAGTTTCTTCTGATATGGTGCTGAAGGCGATTCGAGCCGGGATTCCGATCATAGCGACACGTCGCTCGGTCACCAGTCTCGCTGCTGAATTCGCTGAGAAAACAGGAATCACCGTTGTGGCCCGGCTATCCCGGGGCGAGCCGCTGGTTGCTGGGAATGGGAATCGCATTAGCGGATAATGGCATTATGACCAGGATCCTTCATGTTGTCGGCTGCAAGCATGCCGGCAAGACCCGCACGTGTGAGGTGCTGATCCCGCCGCTGCGGCGCCTTGGCCTGTCAGTGGGCACGCTGAAATATACCGAGCATGATGGGTTCGATTGGGATGTTGAGGGAAAGGATACATTCCGCCACCGGCAAGCGGGGAGCGATATCACCGGCATTTTCGGGCGTCACTGTTACGCGTTTTCCGACAACCGCGCTCAGGCGCAGGGCATATCGATCGCCCAGATGATCCGGACGTTTTACTCGGGGTTAGACCTCGTGCTGATTGAGGGGTACCGCATGGATGAGGCGCGCAAGATCGAGGTGCTTAGGCCAGGGTACACGGATCATGCGGTGGCCAATCCTTCTCAACTGGTGGCAACTTATGGAGAACGGCTCTTCGAGTATCAAGCGCCACACTTTGCGTATGGCGCCGAAAACCAACTGGCGCTTCACATCCTCACGCATCTCACGGAACTGACATCTTTCGACGATCATCAACCGCAGGCGGAATGACGACATGTTCGGAAGCGCGGCAATTCTGGCGGGAGGAGCAAGCAGTCGCTTCGGTTCACCAAAACAACTCTATGAATTAAACGGGCGGCCGATGGTCACGGTCGTAGCGGAACGGCTACGCGGTCTGTTCGGGGGTGTCTTTGCGGCCGGCTGGCCGCACGGACTTCCGGCGCCAGATGGGTTGCCGTGCTTTGAGGACATTCATGTCGGCAAGGGCGCACTCGGCGGGATTCACACGGCAATTACCAATGCAGGCGGTGACTGGGTGTTTTGTTGCGGGTGCGATATGCCGCTCATACAGGCAACAGTGATCGGACGGATCATCGAATCGATAGGGGACGAAGATATTCTGCTGCCGGTCATCAACGGGACCCGCCAGCCGCTGCATGCCGTGTACAAACGGCGCATCCTTCCCATGGTCGAAAGACTGTGCACCGCTGACTCTGAGTTTCTGCCCGATCTACTCGCACGGGTCGAGGTTCGATATCTTGAGGAGGCCTGGTTCGCAGACCTCCCCGACTATGCGCTTTCGTTCGTAAGTATGAACGATCGGCTTCAACTCGAAAAGTATCGGGCTGAACTTGCCCTCCTTTAGAACTTGACCTCCGCTCCAGCGGCCACCAGGCGTCCGGGCATCGGGTAATACCGTTCCTCTTCGTAGTTCGTATCAAACAAGTTCCTGACGTTTACGAACAGCTCCACATAGGTCGCCACCCGATAGGCGGCCCTGACGTGAGCCAGAAAATAGTCGCGCATCGGCTGCTTATTGGGATCGACGCGATCGACGATGGACTGGCCGGTGTGACTGACGCTGAGTCCGAATCCCGTCTTCACGTACACCTGGTAATCGATCTTGTGTCGCGGCGAATGCGAGCGTCGATCCCGTATGGTTCCGCCAGTAGTGGTATTGAATTCGTACGCATCGAGATACATGTAATTCAGGCTGATCCCTCCGCGATGAGTATCATAACTCAGACCGGATTCAATTCCGGACAGATCGACGTCTTCAAGGTTTTCATAGAGCGAGTCGCGGTGTTTGCGGTCGATCAGGCCCGCCACATCGCTGCGAAAGTACGCCTGTGTGAAGGTGAGATGATCCACGGGTTTCACACCGTATCCCAATTCCAGCTTCACAGCTCTCTCCGGTCCCAGATCGGGATTACCCGACGTGCTGGCATAGAGCTGGTTCAGAGTCGGGAAGCGTGTGACGCGCGAGGCCGTTGCGTGCAGGTCCAACCACGAGCGGGGTGCATATTTCACGCCTCCGTAGATATCGACGGCATCGGTGGAGGCGCCATCCGGTTTCGAGGTCATGTAGCTGTATCCGCCCCCCAACTCGGTGCGAACGGCGTGGTTGAACTGGTATTCGAACTGATCGCTTAGGGTAGACGTTGTGATCTGGTTTTCGAGCCAGATTTTCCCAGTGTCCTCCTGGCGCTTGATGCCGTCGCGCCGGAGATTGAGACTCGTGGCATTCCGGGCACGGTCCGTCAGCTCGACATCGGCATTGAGCAGTGCGCCCCAATCGTAGCTATCGTGATAGCTGTCGAACACCAGATTTGGATCGGTCATGGCACTGTCCCGCCACCGCTTGAGACGGTTCTCGCAGTCGTCGTAATACAGCTTCCCCTTCCAGTGGAGATGCGAGCCAAACTGACCGTCGGCACCGGCATCGGCGTACCAGCGCCGCCAGAGCGGATATCGCTGGTATTGGGCGCGGTCCGTACCGGTGGGAAGCCCGCGCA
The sequence above is a segment of the Candidatus Zixiibacteriota bacterium genome. Coding sequences within it:
- a CDS encoding TonB-dependent receptor, whose protein sequence is MSPSVTSHPRTLRWTFILAAAVFACLCERPIAAESLPAATDTIAYQDSLPIYHLGEIITVRGRKDTPVSSVSDILGTSIKMQGSTNVTGALSGAPGLIVTAGSKGESRVQIRGFQSQETLVLYDGRPVALPYYGDLDLTTIPLSNISKISVVKGPAPALYGANSMGGVINIVSQRVSGRPVRELRMSAAENAGYDALLNYGDAAGRFDWWLSAGRSSSDGYDLSDDFEPNSREDGGLRYNSDYRHVNVDGKLNYTLASGTLFSFSAGAYDAVRGLPTGTDRAQYQRYPLWRRWYADAGADGQFGSHLHWKGKLYYDDCENRLKRWRDSAMTDPNLVFDSYHDSYDWGALLNADVELTDRARNATSLNLRRDGIKRQEDTGKIWLENQITTSTLSDQFEYQFNHAVRTELGGGYSYMTSKPDGASTDAVDIYGGVKYAPRSWLDLHATASRVTRFPTLNQLYASTSGNPDLGPERAVKLELGYGVKPVDHLTFTQAYFRSDVAGLIDRKHRDSLYENLEDVDLSGIESGLSYDTHRGGISLNYMYLDAYEFNTTTGGTIRDRRSHSPRHKIDYQVYVKTGFGLSVSHTGQSIVDRVDPNKQPMRDYFLAHVRAAYRVATYVELFVNVRNLFDTNYEEERYYPMPGRLVAAGAEVKF